A region from the Silene latifolia isolate original U9 population chromosome 7, ASM4854445v1, whole genome shotgun sequence genome encodes:
- the LOC141592108 gene encoding antiviral protein S-like, translating into MKVLLRIAWILCIILVILPTLAQRRPPPRTPPRSPPPPVRRPPPPPVRRPPPPPVRRPPPPPRRPPPPPPQLRPPPPPPRRPPPPPPRQPPPPPPQLQPPPPPPELQPPPPPEKPEPEPEPEPEPEPEPEPEPEPEPEPEPEPEPEPEPEPEPEPEPEPEPEPEPEPEPEPEPETPPEDIKYTKETWTLENTTPESYTELIASLRGRVSVEEVCKIPVSSKSLKTTKEFIFVEITSLANKKITLAFRASSFYYVGFMDELNGVTRANFIKEDYNELKDSHPFSYAKIKSQLPHGGSYVDLERLAKLTRGELELGVNSLSSLIDTIYGSDYDSNNTPKDIEQDLAKFALVAIQMIEQATHFKYIEEEVRDLGLYHRTFVPDAIFISLQNDLAMISELIYSSVDNNDCMTPVKVPGYPWDDIKPKMGLLKYKDLPSRLDNDAPASLWGVFSAAMYDDTLIG; encoded by the coding sequence ATGAAGGTGTTACTTCGGATAGCATGGATCTTATGCATTATACTTGTTATTTTGCCAACATTGGCGCAACGACGACCTCCACCACGAACCCCACCAcgatcaccaccaccaccagtgcgtagaccaccaccaccaccagtaCGAAGACCGCCACCACCACCAGTACGACGACCACCGCCACCCCCACGACGACCACCACCCCCACCACCACAACTAAGACCCCCACCACCCCCACCAAgacgaccaccaccacctccaccacgacaaccaccacccCCACCACCACAActtcaaccaccaccaccaccaccagaactacaaccaccaccaccacccgaaAAACCAGAACCCGAACCCGAACCAGAACCAGAACCCGAGCCAGAACCAGAACCAGAACCTGAACCTgagcccgagcccgagcccgagcccgaACCCGAACCCGAACCCGAACCAGAACCCGAACCCGAACCCGAACCAGAACCCGAACCCGAACCCGAACCAGAACCAGAACCAGAACCAGAAACACCACCAGAAGACATAAAATACACCAAAGAGACTTGGACACTTGAGAATACTACGCCTGAATCATATACGGAGCTTATAGCTTCTTTAAGAGGCAGAGTTTCGGTCGAAGAAGTTTGCAAAATACCAGTAAGCTCAAAATCACTAAAAACAACAAAAGAATTCATTTTTGTAGAAATAACAAGCCTGGCAAACAAAAAAATCACACTAGCATTTAGAGCATCGAGCTTCTACTATGTGGGTTTCATGGACGAGCTAAATGGCGTTACTCGTGCTAACTTCATCAAAGAAGATTACAATGAATTGAAGGACAGTCATCCGTTTAGTTACGCAAAAATTAAATCACAGCTTCCCCATGGAGGCAGTTATGTTGATCTTGAAAGACTGGCGAAATTAACTAGGGGAGAGCTTGAGCTAGGTGTCAACAGTTTATCATCCTTAATTGATACGATATATGGGTCGGATTATGATAGTAATAATACACCAAAGGACATCGAGCAAGACTTGGCTAAGTTTGCGCTAGTAGCTATCCAAATGATTGAGCAAGCGACACATTTCAAATACATCGAGGAAGAGGTGAGGGATCTTGGACTATACCATAGGACTTTTGTCCCGGATGCAATTTTTATTTCCTTACAGAACGATTTGGCTATGATCTCCGAACTTATTTACTCATCAGTTGATAACAATGATTGTATGACACCGGTGAAGGTGCCCGGTTATCCATGGGACGATATCAAGCCAAAAATGGGTCTCCTCAAGTATAAAGACCTTCCCTCTCGCTTAGATAATGATGCTCCTGCTTCTTTATGGGGGGTATTTTCGGCAGCAATGTATGATGATACCCTAATTGGTTAA
- the LOC141590023 gene encoding uncharacterized protein LOC141590023 encodes MIYQVHVIREKISAAQDRQKSDAGLRRSDIEFAVGDKFLLKVSPMRGVMRFEKRRKLNQKFICPYEILHRAGEVAYHLSLSPALDRVHNVFHVSQLRKYITDPYHVIVVEIIQLDDALTDVETPKEILDRKVRKTRHGETVLVKIVWSNHQVE; translated from the coding sequence ATGATATACCAAGTGCATGTAATCCGAGAAAAGATAAGTGCGgcacaagataggcaaaagagtgaTGCCGGTTTGAGAAGAAGCGACATTGAATTTGCGGTGGGAGACAAGTTTCTACTCAAGGTTTCTCCGATGAGAGGTGTGATGAGGTTCGAGAAGAGAAGGAAGCTTAACCAAAAGTTCATCTGCCCGTATGAGATATTGCATAGGGCCGGGGAAGTGGCCTACCATTTATCACTTTCCCCGGCACTTGATCGTGTTCACAATGTATTTCACGTTTCCCAATTGCGGAAGTACATAACTGATCCTTACCATGTTATAGTAGTGGAGATAATTCAATTGGATGATGCCTTAACCGATGTGGAGACTCCCAAGGAAATCTTGGACCGGAAAGTAAGGAAGACAAGGCATGGGGAAACGGTGTTGGTGAAGATAGTATGGTCTAATCACCAAGTGGAATAG